In Pirellulales bacterium, the genomic stretch TCGGCCTCGAGAAGCTGTCGATGGTCTCCGACTCGCCGGCCGATCACGAAACCTACGGTGTGGTCGATCCCGACGCCAACAAGCTCGAAGCCGGCACCTCGGGCATCGGCAAGCGGGTGACCCTGGAAGACAAGAGCGGCAACAAGCTGGCTCAGTTCATCATCGGCAAGAAAGATCCCGATCGCCCCGAGTTGCACTTTGTCCGCGTTCCCGGACAAGACCGCGTCTACAAGGCCGTCGTCAAGACCGAGAAGTTGTCGACCAAGTTCCAGAACTGGATCGAAGAAGACCTGCTGAAGCTCAACGCCTTCGATATCAAAGAGGTCGTGATCGACGACCATAGCGTCGACGAGCTCAACCAGGCGATCGTGCAGCGCGGCATGGCCGTGGTCGACTACGACAACAAGGATTCGAAGTGGAAGCTGGTCGACATGAAGACGATCGACCCGGCCACGCGCGAATGGAAAGAAGTGACGGTCCCCGAGGACGAAGAACTCGATACGCAGAAGCTCAATGACCTGAAAACGGCCCTCGACGACCTGAAGATCGTCGACGTGCGCCACAAGCCGGCGGGTCTCAGCAAGGACCTGCGTGCCGGGGCCGAGCTGATGGCCGATCGCGCCACCCGCATGGGTCTGCAACAACGCGGTTTCTACCTGGTGCCGACCCAAGAGGGCCCCGAGTTGTTCTCGAACGAGGGCGAGGTCAAATGCGGTCTGAATGACGGCGTCGAGTACGTGCTGCGGTTTGGCGAAATCGCGGGCCGCACCAGCAGCGATTCGGACGAGGATAAAGAGGAGGGAGACAAGGCGGCTGACGACAAGGACGCGGCCGCTGACAAGGGAGCTGATAAGAAGGACGACGCCACCAAAGAAAAAGGGGTCGATCGCTTCATCATGGTCACGGCGCAGTTCCGCAAGGACCTGATCCCGCCCCCCGAGCTGCAACCGCTCGACGACGCCGCGGAAGAGTCCGGCGACAAACCGGCCGAGACGCCCGAGGCCAAGCCCGCCGACGCAGCACCGGCAGTCGAAGAACCCAAAAAAGACTCTGCTTCTAGCAAGTCGGTGCAGCCGGGCGACGAGAATCTGCTGGCGCTAGCCGACGACGCGCAGCCGCCGGCCGCCGAGCCATCGAAAACCGAAGAGTCCAAGGCCGGAGAGACCAAAGCCGATGCCCAGCCCGCCGCCGCAGAGCCTGCGGCCGACAAGCCGGCCGAAGATGCATCCGCGGCTAAGAAGCCGGATGCCCCGGTCGATCCAGACGCCGTTGCCGAAGCCGCCGAAAAGGCTCAGGCCGCGAAGGCCGCCGAGCGCAAGCGCATTGAGGAAGACAACAAGCGCAAGCAGGACGAATACGACAAAAAGGTCGAAGCTGGCGAAAAACGCGTTCAAGAGTTGAACGATCGTTTCGCCGACTGGTACTTCGTCATCTCGGACGCCACCTACCAGAAGATTCACATCGGCCGAGATCAGTTGCTCAAGAAGAAGACCGAGCCACAGCAGGGCCAAGGAACCGCGCCTGTTGATCCTGACGTCCTCAAAAACCTGCTGCCGCCGAAGTAACAAGCAGTCCGTACGGCGATGATCTGCACGAGACGAGCGGCTTCGTCCCTCATTTGGCTGCGGGCGCGCGGCGGTCCCCAGCGCGCCTTATTCCTCCTGCCCCAGCTCGTGCAGCAGGTCGAACGTAAAAATGCCCGAGTCGTGGCCGTCGCTAAACGTGATGGAATACGCGTAGTGCCCCACGGGTTTCATCGACAAGAGTGTGAGCGGCTTCGTTTCGGCCGGCGAGAGCACTGTCAGCATCGTCGGCGGCGGAGGGGGCAGCATCCGTTTCTCGCGACAGGTGGCGCAGGGGCACTCGTCGCGCAGCTCGCGCACCGTGTACTTGCGTGTGAGGTCATCGCTCCATTCGATCCGCAGTGTGCCGTCGGCCGCCAGAGTCAGTTTTGTCGGATGAATCGGCATCGGTTGTATTTTGTCTTTCCGTGTGCGACGCGACAATCCCGCCTGGGCTTGCCCCCAGATGACCCCGGGGCTCGCCCCTCAAGCGACGTCATGGTCCTTACGTGAACCAAGAACGCTGTGCGCTTGAAGTAACAGCCTTTTGGGTATCACACGTCCGGCTGTTACCGGCCGGCGCCTTGTCATTCAATCTCGGCTAGGGCTGTCAGCAGGCGATCGATCTCTTCCGTGGTGTTGTAGTGCAAAAGGCCAATCCGCACGACCCCCTCCGGCTCAAGCCGCAGGGCCTCGGTCAGCGGCAGCGCGTAGAAGTTGCCGTGCCACACGAAGATACCGTCGGCGGCCAGGCGGCTGGCGACTTCGTGCGCCGTCAACTCGGCATGCTTGATGGCCACCGTGGGGACACGCTCGTCCAATCGTGCAGTACCGGGAATGCCCCATAGCTTGAAGCGCGGCAACTCGGCCAATCCCGATAGTAGCCGTCCGGCCAACTGGGTCTCGTAGGCGGCAATCGTCGCGAATGCCGCGGCTAGGGCCGTGCGCCGCGCCGCGCGCGTCGGGTCGGCCGTCCGCCCCAGGTCGGCCAGGTATTCGATCGCGGCCAGCGTGCCGGCGATCCCTTCGTGATTCTGCGTGCCGGTCATCCAGCGATCCGGCACGTTGTCGGATGCGGGTCGCACTTTATAAGCGGGCAGACCCTCGAACAGCTCACGCCGCCCCCACAGAATTCCCACGTGCGGGCCAAAGAATTTATAGGCCGAGCAGGCCAGGAAATCGCAATCCCAGGCCTCGACGTCGATCAGGCGGTGCGGCGCGTAATGGACGGCGTCGAGAAAGACGAGCGCCCCCACCTTATGCGCAAGAGCGGTTATCTCGGCCACGGGGTTCACCGTGCCCACGGCGTTGGAAGCGCAGCCGACGGCCACCAGCCGTGTCCGCGGCGACAGCTTGGCCCGCAGGTCGTCTATATCCAAAGTGCAATCGTCTGGGAGAATTTCGATATGACGAATCGTGGCGCCGGCGTCGCGCGCGGCCATCATCCAGGGAGTGACGTTGGCATCGTGATCAAGCCGCGAGACGACGATTTCGTCCCCCGGCTGCCAGGTTCGCCCTAGCGCGCGGCTGAGCGCGAACGTCAGCGTGGTCATGTTGGCGCCGAAGGCTACTAGCTGCGGATCCGCGCTGCCGACAAAATCGGCCGCGGCCTCGTGCGCCGTCCCCAGCATGGCGTCGCTCTCGCGACTGGTGGCGAACAGGCCGCCATGATTTGCATTGTGCGTTGCCAGGTATTGGCCCATCGCGTCGATCACGCGCTGCGGCACCTGGCTGCCGGCGGGCCCGTCGAAAAAGATGGCCGGTCGACCAGCTACCTCGCGCGCCAGTGCCGGAAATTGCTTTCGGCAGGCGGCCACGTCCAAGGGTGTCATCCGCGAG encodes the following:
- a CDS encoding cysteine desulfurase-like protein; this encodes MHSLKSDSRMTPLDVAACRKQFPALAREVAGRPAIFFDGPAGSQVPQRVIDAMGQYLATHNANHGGLFATSRESDAMLGTAHEAAADFVGSADPQLVAFGANMTTLTFALSRALGRTWQPGDEIVVSRLDHDANVTPWMMAARDAGATIRHIEILPDDCTLDIDDLRAKLSPRTRLVAVGCASNAVGTVNPVAEITALAHKVGALVFLDAVHYAPHRLIDVEAWDCDFLACSAYKFFGPHVGILWGRRELFEGLPAYKVRPASDNVPDRWMTGTQNHEGIAGTLAAIEYLADLGRTADPTRAARRTALAAAFATIAAYETQLAGRLLSGLAELPRFKLWGIPGTARLDERVPTVAIKHAELTAHEVASRLAADGIFVWHGNFYALPLTEALRLEPEGVVRIGLLHYNTTEEIDRLLTALAEIE
- a CDS encoding DUF4340 domain-containing protein, which produces MNENTKTLSFVGVAAGLLLAAWMLRPSPVSVEIQDDIGQEFFPAFKDPLAATTMEVVEYDNDSGMLRPFKVTQIDGVWSIPSHENYPADAKNQLEQAAVSVIGLEKLSMVSDSPADHETYGVVDPDANKLEAGTSGIGKRVTLEDKSGNKLAQFIIGKKDPDRPELHFVRVPGQDRVYKAVVKTEKLSTKFQNWIEEDLLKLNAFDIKEVVIDDHSVDELNQAIVQRGMAVVDYDNKDSKWKLVDMKTIDPATREWKEVTVPEDEELDTQKLNDLKTALDDLKIVDVRHKPAGLSKDLRAGAELMADRATRMGLQQRGFYLVPTQEGPELFSNEGEVKCGLNDGVEYVLRFGEIAGRTSSDSDEDKEEGDKAADDKDAAADKGADKKDDATKEKGVDRFIMVTAQFRKDLIPPPELQPLDDAAEESGDKPAETPEAKPADAAPAVEEPKKDSASSKSVQPGDENLLALADDAQPPAAEPSKTEESKAGETKADAQPAAAEPAADKPAEDASAAKKPDAPVDPDAVAEAAEKAQAAKAAERKRIEEDNKRKQDEYDKKVEAGEKRVQELNDRFADWYFVISDATYQKIHIGRDQLLKKKTEPQQGQGTAPVDPDVLKNLLPPK
- a CDS encoding DUF971 domain-containing protein; translation: MPIHPTKLTLAADGTLRIEWSDDLTRKYTVRELRDECPCATCREKRMLPPPPPTMLTVLSPAETKPLTLLSMKPVGHYAYSITFSDGHDSGIFTFDLLHELGQEE